The Caldanaerovirga acetigignens genome has a window encoding:
- a CDS encoding rhomboid family intramembrane serine protease yields the protein MIPLRDNIASRRPPLVTVLLIILNSLVFYVSAGNHPAVFAKILYKYGLIPAKITKLFVTGAAFSLEDLYPFITSTFLHGNLWHLISNLWILWLFGDNVEDRMGHIRFLIFYLISGVIAGITHLVFNPLLPVPVVGASGAIAGVMGAYFVLFPTARIITLIPTFFILPLFVHIPAVLYLFLWFLTQLYYGTTYAFIGGTAVSGVAWWAHIGGFVGGAILNRFFIRRRWR from the coding sequence ATGATTCCATTAAGGGATAACATCGCAAGCAGGCGACCGCCTCTAGTAACGGTCTTGCTTATAATCCTAAATTCATTGGTCTTTTACGTCTCCGCCGGAAACCACCCCGCGGTTTTCGCAAAAATCTTATACAAATACGGGCTCATACCAGCCAAAATAACTAAGCTATTCGTAACCGGGGCTGCATTTTCCCTAGAAGACCTTTATCCATTCATAACGAGCACCTTTTTACACGGCAATTTGTGGCATCTTATAAGCAATTTATGGATTCTGTGGCTCTTCGGCGACAATGTGGAGGACCGGATGGGCCATATAAGATTTTTGATATTTTATCTAATCAGCGGTGTCATAGCCGGTATTACCCACCTTGTCTTTAACCCCCTCCTGCCCGTACCGGTGGTAGGCGCCTCCGGGGCTATCGCAGGTGTAATGGGTGCATATTTTGTGCTTTTCCCTACGGCCAGAATAATAACATTGATACCTACATTTTTTATATTGCCCCTATTCGTTCACATACCTGCCGTCCTATATCTTTTCCTCTGGTTTTTGACGCAGCTTTATTACGGCACAACTTACGCTTTTATAGGCGGCACGGCGGTTTCTGGAGTTGCCTGGTGGGCGCACATAGGCGGGTTTGTCGGGGGCGCAATCTTGAATAGGTTCTTTATAAGAAGGCGATGGCGATAA